The following proteins come from a genomic window of Aspergillus oryzae RIB40 DNA, chromosome 4:
- a CDS encoding ubiquitin-protein ligase RKR1 (predicted E3 ubiquitin ligase) — translation MVHRSAFESFTRVFSTEEKRNSVWKIYQSSILDFVDDVILQQTPQTLSDERTVKSDDAEAKYARVVGTAVLLFNRIIGSSTREVLEKDIATVENLLGSKSLWSLCYHDDPFVRRSVYVLLRSAVSKDPEQLDWKLISAAIIGKSLHVSQLGSSSDLSELLLQVTAARPQLWTDDYTGKSSSSKRLIQYIEKGSEGGLASFWQNLYELLQVIPSQTLVKVDVKSTNEDSVELSSATKLTQSFQNGLNSRDEPRQNRAVGWKAYIDTGMWLANKLPQNDRESFLHERLSPLIMQYVKPEQDRSEWELPAQSAEALCADYLDILATHNYDGELHKLWTELSDNLLEAVKLSSPEQSKDFRSSQDAVGAQAERLLGLEASVLSRVADTGRESKLLQAFKDTNLGLLGNCLEVLQTRNGKPYGAAAVVEGMVQKVAQIAQQSQELLRFVQDDAPELLFSPSADRLISIILSCRSWDGFGPSFEKVVERVAQSEPESSNAHAVQKLLSTLDFKEVDERSGLGSLIARALDRACRGSSLHWSIVIAVLQNQTSHGELTESIFLSIIDALSDESKMFDTLHGVSQIATTVPTALREFQTGPHGSKLTGKLLFLAESPSEEVAGLAESLTRKVKESAVSETSARSTFEILQHNFNNVNEESLSIGSLLNVAEEFLHNTKPEDLKKVVKDILPSRQNWEDALEPFLALPPRLSTAITSPLKGTVHIIDRHISDESRRRYETVPRDSSHCSSALRLAYFTIRTLSSLDITSQLGVEELQTLFFYLPLAVQLIDDDLSIDNCNGITGVLLLEQREDYMEIVNDGRSLINRWAHLEESVAPSITAFWESKLESLTGTSPADYRVGEAFVKIMEGQDSANSKSSEEVAKLCKDVRTANAIRSASWVAILRQSILSNPAGTRLCNELVAESTGLKPHDERKDGLRKLSLLNLLVVGLEEVIESIPTQRVVFLVKHLVQCLQSENISLSVKAEVFQTLSFALPCIHEMYGSHWEDCMDALSTTWREASGSDEALPVLLGSFRLFACLRSIVGNEDSNDDVKDTWSDRKAGLFNDLTATIKEFDLLCRLINSISIETLEDVSRIFPLLTAQSRAVQRAAYTVLHRYIPSVQEQVSFDVALSKTAVKLPDELLSLLLEAPTMDSISLSYGDDKVWADIRSYLLSWKIIFDHFVNASFAVQENYVSSIKENDVLIPLLEFTFDFLQQSHQKMVDASKFDIRSFELDQSDSQEKEIQWLLVHLYFLCLKYLANMTKSWWIDAKKRTKGPVEAWTEKYISPLIIADALQGITEWISTQDPNEDRALTVKISPKTSEIIASIPVDEESPPVALSISLPPAYPLQPALVVGRSRVLVDERKWKSWLLTIQGVIMFANGNIVDGLLAFRKNVQGALKGQSECAICYSVISTDMQTPNKRCATCKNTFHSVCLFRWFKSSNQSTCPLCRNNFVYV, via the exons ATGGTCCATCGGTCCGCATTTGAGTCCTTCACACGGGTTTTCTCgactgaagaaaagagaaacagcgTGTGGAAGATCTATCAGAGTTCTATTCTTGATTTTGTAGATGATGTCATCCTCCAGCAGACTCCACAGACTCTTAGCGATGAGAGGACTGTCAAGTCtgatgatgcagaagcaAAGTATGCTCGCGTTGTAGGAACTGCGGTTTTACTATTTAATCGAATTATAG GAAGTTCGACACGCGAAGTTCTTGAGAAGGATATAGCCACGGTTGAAAACCTTCTGGGTAGTAAATCGCTATGGTCCTTATGTTATCATGATGATCCTTTTGTTCGCAGATCAGTCTATGTCCTCCTTCGATCCGCTGTCTCTAAAGACCCAGAGCAGCTTGACTGGAAGCTCATCAGTGCCGCTATCATCGGCAAATCCTTGCACGTATCTCAATTAGGATCTTCCTCGGACCTATCCGAATTACTGCTGCAAGTGACGGCTGCAAGGCCTCAGTTATGGACGGACGACTACACGGGCaagtcttcttcctctaaAAGACTCATTCAGTATATCGAGAAAGGTTCGGAGGGTGGACTAGCCTCCTTCTGGCAAAACCTATACGAGTTACTGCAGGTCATCCCATCGCAGACTCTCGTGAAGGTTGATGTGAAATCCACAAATGAAGACAGTGTTGAATTGTCAAGCGCTACAAAACTGACTCAATCCTTCCAAAACGGACTGAACTCCAGGGATGAACCTCGGCAAAACCGCGCGGTTGGTTGGAAAGCCTATATTGACACTGGAATGTGGCTCGCAAATAAGCTTCCTCAAAATGACCGAGAATCTTTTCTACACGAACGACTATCTCCACTTATAATGCAATATGTCAAGCCTGAGCAAGACCGTTCTGAATGGGAACTTCCTGCTCAGTCTGCCGAAGCTCTCTGCGCTGACTATCTTGATATTTTAGCCACGCATAACTACGACGGAGAGTTGCATAAGTTGTGGACCGAGCTGTCGGACAACCTGCTTGAAGCTGTAAAGCTTTCATCTCCAGAGCAGTCAAAGGACTTCAGGTCGTCACAAGACGCAGTAGGTGCTCAGGCCGAACGACTTCTTGGTTTGGAGGCTTCGGTGCTTTCACGTGTAGCCGATACAGGTCGCGAATCCAAACTGTTGCAAGCCTTCAAGGACACAAACCTGGGGCTGCTTGGAAACTGCTTGGAGGTCCTGCAAACCCGAAACGGCAAGCCATATGGAGCAGCTGCAGTTGTTGAAGGAATGGTTCAGAAAGTCGCACAGATTGCACAACAATCCCAGGAGTTATTGAGGTTTGTCCAAGACGATGCACCAGAACTTCTGTTTTCGCCATCCGCCGATCGTTTAATCTCTATCATCTTGTCTTGTCGTTCATGGGATGGATTTGGCCCAAGTTTCGAGAAAGTTGTTGAAAGAGTCGCACAGTCTGAGCCCGAGTCGTCAAATGCTCATGCTGTTCAGAAACTCCTCTCTACGCTCGATTTCAAGGAAGTAGATGAAAGGAGTGGCCTTGGCTCTCTGATCGCGCGTGCTTTAGACAGGGCTTGTAGAGGTAGCTCTCTACACTGGTCGATTGTTATTGCGGTGCTCCAGAACCAAACATCTCATGGCGAACTCACAGAGTCGATATTCTTGTCAATCATTGATGCATTATCAGATGAAAGCAAAATGTTTGATACCCTACATGGCGTTTCTCAAATCGCAACTACAGTTCCAACTGCATTAAGAGAATTCCAAACTGGACCCCATGGCTCGAAATTAACGGGAAAGTTGCTTTTCCTCGCTGAGTCTCCATCAGAAGAAGTGGCCGGTCTCGCGGAGTCATTAACCAGAAAAGTGAAGGAATCAGCAGTCAGCGAAACTAGTGCTAGGTCAACTTTTGAAATCCTTCAGCACAATTTCAACAACGTAAACGAGGAATCTCTCTC GATTGGATCTCTATTGAATGTTGCGGAAGAATTTCTGCATAATACCAAGCCCGAGGACCTCAAAAAAGTGGTAAAGGACATCCTGCCTTCTCGTCAAAATTGGGAAGATGCGCTCGAGCCCTTCCTTGCGCTCCCTCCCCGGCTATCAACCGCTATTACAAGTCCGCTTAAAGGGACAGTTCATATCATCGACCGCCATATCTCGGACGAGTCTAGAAGGCGCTATGAGACGGTCCCACGCGACTCCAGCCATtgttcttctgctcttcGACTCGCCTATTTCACCATTAGAACTCTTTCGTCCTTAGATATCACGAGTCAGCTTGGTGTAGAAGAGCTTCAAACTCTGTTCTTTTACTTGCCTCTGGCTGTGCAGCTGATTGACGATGATTTGAGCATCGACAATTGCAATGGCATAACTGGAGTACTGCTTCTCGAACAACGAGAAGACTATATGGAAATAGTCAATGATGGTCGCAGTTTGATCAATAGATGGGCGCACTTGGAAGAATCCGTTGCACCCTCAATCACTGCATTTTGGGAAAGCAAACTCGAAAGCTTAACTGGTACCTCTCCCGCCGACTATCGAGTTGGCGAGGCTTTCGTAAAGATTATGGAGGGTCAGGACTCGGCCAATTCCAAGTCATCGGAAGAAGTTGCCAAACTTTGCAAGGATGTGCGAACAGCAAATGCTATCCGCTCGGCTTCTTGGGTGGCTATCTTGCGACAATCCATTCTCTCGAACCCTGCAGGGACACGGCTGTGCAATGAACTTGTCGCAGAATCCACAGGATTGAAACCCCATGATGAGCGAAAAGACG GCCTCCGAAAGCTATCGTTGCTCAACCTTCTTGTGGTAGGATTAGAAGAAGTGATTGAGTCTATCCCGACCCAGCGCGTCGTCTTTTTAGTCAAGCACCTCGTACAATGTCTACAGTCGGAGAATATCTCCCTTAGTGTCAAAGCTGAGGTATTTCAGACCTTGTCATTTGCCCTGCCTTGCATTCATGAGATGTATGGCTCGCACTGGGAGGATTGTATGGACGCTCTCAGCACAACTTGGAGGGAAGCCAGTGGCAGCGATGAAGCTCTGCCAGTTCTACTAGGATCCTTCAGACTTTTTGCTTGCCTGAGATCCATTGTAGGCAATGAAGATAGTAACGACGATGTGAAAGACACTTGGTCAGATCGAAAGGCCGGGTTGTTCAATGACTTGACAGCAACGATCAAGGAATTTG ATCTTCTGTGCCGACTGATCAACAGTATATCAATTGAGACCCTAGAAGACGTGAGCAGGATCTTCCCACTCCTGACTGCGCAGAGCCGTGCTGTGCAACGCGCCGCCTATACTGTTCTACACCGGTATATTCCAAGTGTTCAAGAACAGGTTTCTTTTGATGTGGCATTGTCCAAGACAGCCGTCAAATTACCCGATGAGCTCCTGTCTCTGTTGCTCGAAGCGCCCACCATGGATTCGATATCCTTATCATATGGTGATGACAAGGTCTGGGCAGATATACGATCATATCTTTTAAGCTGGAAGATAATTTTCGATCATTTCGTCAACGCA TCTTTTGCTGTGCAAGAGAACTACGTATCAAGCATCAAGGAGAATGATGTTTTGATTCCACTGTTGGAATTCACATTCGACTTCCTCCAGCAGTCTCACCAAAAAATGGTGGACGCGTCTAAGTTCGATATTCGCTCTTTCGAGTTAGACCAGTCGGATTctcaggagaaggaaatccaATGGCTTCTCGTGCATCTGTACTTCTTGTGCTTGAAGTACTTGGCAAACATGACTAAGAGCTGGTGGATTGACGCCAAGAAGCGCACTAAAGGACCGGTGGAAGCCTGGACTGAAAAATAC ATTTCACCACTGATCATTGCGGACGCCCTGCAAGGGATTACCGAATGGATTTCAACGCAAGACCCGAATGAAGATCGGGCGTTGACCGTGAAAATCTCGCCCAAGACTTCTGAGATCATTGCTAGCATCCCAGTAGATGAGGAGTCACCCCCGGTTGCCTTGTCCATATCCCTTCCGCCGGCCTATCCACTACAACCCGCTTTGGTGGTTGGTCGGAGTCGAGTGTTGGTCGATgagagaaaatggaagagCTGGCTTCTTACCATCCAAGGAGTGATCATGTTTGCGAACGGCAATATTGTGGACGGACTGCTGGCCTTCCGGAAGAACGTCCAAGGTGCTTTGAAGGGACAGAGTGAGTGCGCGATCTGCTACTCCGTCATCTCGACGGACATGCAGACTCCGAACAAGCGATGCGCCACCTGCAAGAACACATTCCACTCGGTGTGTCTGTTCCGGTGGTTCAAGAGCAGTAACCAGAGCACTTGTCCGTTGTGCCGGAACAATTTCGTTTATGTATGA
- a CDS encoding TFIIH/NER complex ATP-dependent 5'-3' DNA helicase subunit RAD3 (RNA polymerase II transcription initiation/nucleotide excision repair factor TFIIH, 5'-3' helicase subunit RAD3) produces MKFFIDDLPVLFPYPRIYPEQYAYMCDLKKTLDAGGHCVLEMPSGTGKTVSLLSLIVAYQMHYPEHRKLIYCSRTMSEIEKALAELKALMKFRTQQLGYTEDFRALGLTSRKNLCLHPSVKREKSGTIVDARCRSLTAGFVKEKKERGEDVELCVYHENLDLLEPHNLVPPGVFTLDGLLKYGEDHKQCPYFSARRMMPFCNVIIYSYHYLLDPKIAERVSREFSKDCIVVFDEAHNIDNVCIESLSIDITENSLRKATRGANNLERKINEMKSSDAEKLQSEYSKLVEGLREAEQAREEDQFISNPVLPDDLLKEAVPGNIRRAEHFISFLKRFIEYLKTRMKVTHTISETPPSFLTHVKDLTYIERKPLRFCAERLTSLVRTLELINIEDYQPLQEVATFATLVSTYDKGFLLILEPFESEAATVPNPVLHFTCLDAAIAIKPVFERFSSVIITSGTLSPLEMYPKMLGFTTVMQESYSMTLARRSFLPMVVTRGSDQAQISSSFQIRNDPGVVRNYGNIVLEFSRITPDGIVVFFPSYLYMESIISMWQGMGILDSIWNYKLILVETPDAQESSLALETYRTACCNGRGAILMCVARGKVSEGIDFDHHYGRAVICIGVPFQYTESRILKARLEFLRENYRIRENDFLSFDAMRHAAQCLGRVLRGKDDYGVMVLADKRFQKKRTQLPKWISQAMLESETNLSTDMAVATAKNFLRGMAQPFKAKDQDGISTWSLADLERHREKQMLEEERARRQALANGHGANGVANGAAAAADEFDDDIDDDLMMLDAQ; encoded by the exons ATGAAATTTTTCATTGA TGACCTTCCTGTTCTTTTCCCGTATCCTCGTATATACCCCGAACAATATGCCTACATGTGCGACCTCAAGAAGACCCTCGATGCCGGGGGTCACTGTGTCCTGGAAATGCCCTCGGGCACCGGGAAAACAGTCTCTTTGTTATCCTTGATTGTCGCCTATCAGATGCATTATCCGGAGCATAGAAAGCTTATCTACTGCTCTCGAACCATGTCGGAAATCGAAAAGGCTTTGGCAGAGTTAAAGGCGCTAATGAAATTTCGCACTCAACAACTCGGGTACACTGAGGACTTCCGTGCTCTGGGGCTTACTAGTCGAAAGAACTTATGCCTGCATCCGTCTGTCAAAAGGGAGAAAAGTGGCACGATCGTTGATGCCAGGTGCAGGAGCCTAACTGCCGGCTTTgtcaaagagaaaaaagagagaggcgAAGACGTTGAGCTCTGTGTCTACCACGAG aatcttgaccttctcgaACCGCACAACCTTGTACCTCCAGGCGTTTTCACCCTCGACGGACTACTCAAATACGGCGAAGACCACAAACAATGTCCCTATTTCTCAGCAAGGCGGATGATGCCATTTTGCAACGTCATAATATACTCCTATCACTATCTTCTGGATCCCAAAATTGCAGAGCGAGTATCGCGGGAATTCTCGAAAGACTGTATAGTGGTTTTCGACGAGGCACATAACATCGATAACGTCTGCATTGAATCACTTAGTATCGATATAACGGAGAACTCGCTACGGAAAGCCACCAGGGGAGCAAATAACTTGGAACGgaagatcaatgagatgAAAAGTTCGGATGCGGAGAAACTACAGAGTGAATATTCCAAGCTCGTTGAGGGTCTTCGTGAAGCAGAGCAAGCCAGGGAAGAGGATCAGTTTATTTCAAATCCTGTGCTCCCTGACGATCTGCTCAAGGAAGCCGTACCGGGAAATATACGCCGAGCGGAGCATTTTATCTCCTTTCTCAAGAGATTTATCGAATACCTTAAGACTCGAATGAAAGTCACTCATACCATCTCCGAGACCCCTCCCTCATTCTTAACTCATGTTAAAGACTTGACCTATATCGAGCGAAAACCTTTAAGATTCTGCGCCGAACGGCTAACGTCACTTGTGCGGACGCTAGAACTTATCAACATAGAAGACTATCAACCGCTGCAGGAAGTGGCAACATTTGCGACTTTAGTCTCAACGTATGACAAAGGGTTTCTCCTAATTCTGGAACCTTTTGAATCGGAGGCAGCGACAGTTCCAAACCCTGTGTTGCATTTTACTTGCTTGGACGCCGCTATTGCTATCAAGCCTGTCTTCGAACGATTCAGCTCCGTCATTATCACTTCTGGAACTCTATCACCTCTTGAAATGTATCCCAAGATGCTCGGATTCACAACTGTCATGCAGGAATCATACAGCATGACACTCGCACGGCGTTCTTTCTTACCCATGGTCGTTACTCGTGGCTCAGATCAAGCACAAATTTCCTCCTCATTCCAGATACGTAATGATCCGGGTGTGGTGCGTAATTACGGGAACATCGTCCTAGAGTTCTCGCGAATTACACCGGATGGTATCGtcgtcttctttccttcatatTTGTACATGGAGTCCATTATCAGTATGTGGCAGGGCATGGGCATCTTGGATTCTATATGGAACTATAAGTTGATCCTTGTCGAGACACCGGATGCGCAGGAGTCTTCATTAGCGCTAGAGACATATCGAACAGCTTGCTGCAATGGAAGGGGAGCCATCTTAATGTGCGTCGCCCGAGGAAAGGTCTCCGAAGGTATCGATTTTGACCATCACTACGGTCGTGCCGTGATATGCATTGGTGTGCCGTTCCAATACACCGAATCGAGAATATTAAAGGCACGccttgaatttcttcgaGAAAATTACCGCATTCGAGAGAACGACTTCTTATCTTTCGATGCGATGAGACATGCTGCGCAGTGTCTCGGTCGGGTCCTTCGTGGCAAGGATGACTATGGAGTCATGGTTCTCGCTGATAAGcgattccagaagaaacggaCCCAACTTCCCAAGTGGATCAGTCAGGCCATGCTTGAAAGTGAAACTAACCTTAGTACTGATATGGCCGTGGCCACGGCGAAGAACTTCCTACGCGGCATGGCTCAGCCTTTTAAGGCCAAAGATCAGGACGGTATCTCGACATGGAGCTTGGCAGATTTAGAACGACATCGAGAGAAGCAGAtgttggaggaagagagagcaCGACGACAAGCACTGGCTAATGGACATGGCGCAAACGGTGTTGCCAATGgtgctgccgccgctgcaGATGAATTCGATGACGACATTGACGACGACCTCATGATGTTGGATGCACAGTGA